A portion of the Nitrospirota bacterium genome contains these proteins:
- the nuoL gene encoding NADH-quinone oxidoreductase subunit L: MIYALIPLLPFFAFLIVGMGGHWLKDRAHWVAVPAVWGSFVLSLLAFQDVAGGDTISVPLYTWLTSGDLRIGIGLSIDRLTAAMLLLVTTVSGLVHVYTIGYMHGEKGYARFFAYIALFSFSMLMLVMADNFLQLFVFWEAVGLCSYLLIGHWYERKSACDAATKAFVVNRVGDFGFILGVLLVFYSFGSLEYRHVFAQAPDLVGDMTNLLNPMGGEWEVSTLTLICLLLFLGAVGKSAQVPLHVWLPDAMEGPTPISALIHAATMVTAGVFMVARLAPLYSLSPAAMDAVAVVGAATMVLGATIALTQFDIKRVVAYSTVSQLGYMVMACGLGAYTAGIYHLLTHGAFKALLFLGCGSVIIALHHEQDMRRMGGLKDKLPVTYWTFVIGSLALAGFPLTSGFFSKDEILVSAWAAGPLGKTLATLGLLTALLTAFYSFRLVFVTFWGPSRADPHHAGHVHEPSKTMTVPLIVLAGLSVAAGYLGIPGWLAPVLGSAGEDHQEGAAGVMAVATLMGLGGIAAAYYCYVVSPDLPDRLARRWQQAYQLSFHKWYVDEAYDATIVRPTLTLADRLWKKVDVGMIDATVNGVASLIGWCGLVLRFLQSGQTQHYALGMAMGAVFILTVYLLF, translated from the coding sequence ATGATCTACGCGCTGATTCCATTGCTCCCCTTCTTCGCCTTCCTGATCGTCGGGATGGGCGGGCACTGGCTCAAGGACCGGGCCCACTGGGTGGCCGTGCCGGCGGTCTGGGGCTCGTTTGTCCTCTCGCTCCTCGCGTTCCAGGACGTGGCCGGCGGCGATACGATCTCGGTCCCCCTCTATACCTGGCTGACCTCGGGCGATCTGCGAATCGGCATCGGCCTCTCCATCGACCGGCTGACCGCGGCCATGCTGCTCCTGGTCACGACCGTGAGCGGCCTCGTCCACGTCTACACGATCGGCTACATGCACGGGGAGAAGGGCTACGCCCGCTTCTTCGCCTACATCGCCCTGTTCTCGTTCTCGATGCTGATGCTGGTGATGGCCGACAACTTCCTCCAGCTCTTCGTGTTCTGGGAGGCGGTCGGGCTCTGCTCCTATCTGCTGATCGGCCACTGGTACGAGCGCAAGTCCGCCTGCGACGCCGCGACCAAGGCCTTCGTCGTCAACCGGGTCGGGGACTTCGGCTTCATCCTGGGCGTCCTCCTGGTCTTCTACAGCTTCGGCTCGCTGGAATACCGGCACGTGTTCGCCCAGGCGCCCGACCTCGTCGGCGACATGACCAACCTGCTGAACCCGATGGGCGGCGAATGGGAGGTCTCCACGCTGACCCTGATCTGCCTGCTGCTCTTTCTGGGAGCCGTGGGCAAGTCGGCCCAGGTTCCGCTCCACGTCTGGCTGCCCGACGCGATGGAAGGCCCCACGCCGATCTCGGCCCTGATCCACGCGGCCACGATGGTCACCGCGGGCGTCTTCATGGTGGCGCGGCTGGCCCCGCTCTACAGCCTGTCGCCGGCGGCCATGGACGCGGTCGCGGTCGTCGGGGCCGCGACGATGGTGCTGGGCGCCACGATCGCACTCACCCAGTTTGACATCAAGCGCGTCGTGGCCTACTCGACCGTGAGCCAGCTCGGCTACATGGTGATGGCCTGCGGGCTGGGCGCCTACACGGCGGGCATCTACCACCTGCTCACCCACGGCGCGTTCAAAGCGCTGCTGTTCCTCGGCTGCGGCTCGGTTATCATCGCGCTGCACCACGAGCAGGACATGCGGCGCATGGGCGGGCTCAAGGACAAGCTGCCGGTCACCTATTGGACCTTCGTGATCGGCTCGCTGGCCCTGGCCGGCTTCCCGCTCACCTCGGGCTTCTTCAGCAAGGACGAGATCCTGGTCTCGGCCTGGGCCGCCGGACCGCTCGGGAAGACGCTGGCGACCCTCGGACTGCTCACGGCGCTCCTGACGGCCTTCTACAGCTTCCGCCTGGTCTTCGTGACCTTCTGGGGGCCAAGCCGCGCGGACCCGCACCATGCCGGCCACGTGCACGAGCCGTCCAAGACCATGACCGTCCCGCTGATCGTGCTGGCCGGCCTCTCCGTCGCCGCCGGGTACCTGGGCATCCCCGGCTGGCTTGCCCCGGTCCTCGGCTCGGCCGGCGAGGACCACCAGGAGGGCGCGGCGGGCGTCATGGCAGTCGCAACGCTGATGGGGCTGGGCGGGATCGCCGCGGCCTACTATTGCTACGTTGTCTCGCCCGACCTCCCCGACCGGCTCGCCCGGCGATGGCAGCAGGCGTATCAGTTGTCATTCCACAAGTGGTACGTGGACGAGGCCTACGACGCAACGATCGTACGCCCGACCCTCACGCTGGCCGACCGGCTCTGGAAGAAAGTGGACGTGGGCATGATCGACGCGACGGTCAACGGGGTGGCCAGCCTGATCGGCTGGTGCGGGCTGGTGCTGCGGTTCCTCCAGAGCGGCCAGACCCAGCACTATGCCCTGGGCATGGCCATGGGCGCGGTCTTCATCCTGACGGTGTACCTTCTTTTCTAA
- the nuoI gene encoding NADH-quinone oxidoreductase subunit NuoI, whose product MRNLKTWFKTIIFYEILVGMKATLTHLLRYKPITLQYPHEKRTLPDSYRGMLCLLRYDDGTEKCVGCDLCEAACPSRVIKVVSAEVPGEPTKRYAKRYTMDMTRCLFCGLCVDACPVDALGMTREFEWAVYDKRQLLLNKEQLLAIGDRSFPVREKKLELQHPNVAFFNVAFKHMPAKEG is encoded by the coding sequence ATGAGAAACCTCAAGACTTGGTTTAAGACCATCATCTTTTACGAGATCCTGGTCGGCATGAAGGCCACGCTCACGCACCTGCTGCGCTACAAGCCGATCACGCTCCAGTATCCGCACGAGAAGCGGACCCTCCCGGACAGCTACCGGGGCATGCTCTGCCTGCTCCGCTACGACGACGGGACCGAGAAGTGCGTGGGCTGCGACCTGTGCGAGGCCGCCTGCCCCTCCCGCGTGATCAAGGTCGTGAGCGCCGAGGTTCCCGGCGAGCCCACCAAGCGCTACGCGAAGCGCTACACCATGGACATGACCCGCTGCCTCTTCTGCGGGCTGTGCGTGGACGCCTGCCCGGTGGACGCGCTGGGCATGACGCGCGAGTTCGAGTGGGCGGTGTACGACAAGCGGCAGCTCCTCCTGAACAAGGAGCAGTTGCTCGCCATCGGAGACCGGTCGTTCCCCGTGCGCGAGAAGAAGCTGGAGCTTCAACACCCCAACGTGGCCTTCTTCAACGTCGCGTTCAAGCACATGCCTGCGAAAGAGGGGTAA
- a CDS encoding NADH-quinone oxidoreductase subunit M, translating into MSDVSIQSNGFPWLTLVIFLPLAGTAVLFLVREATARWVALGTSLADFVLSVPLWLQFDPATPRMQFAERVSWITSPPISYSVGVDGISLPLLLLTTFLTPICVLVSWKAIQTRVKEFLATLLIMETAMLGVFAALDFVLFYVFWEAMLIPMYLLIGVWGGPNRLYAAIKFFLYTLAGSVLLLVAILVLYFKGGQTFDILLLSRVEYSSTLQHWLFWAFFLAFAVKVPMFPFHTWLPDAHVEAPTAGSVILASVLLKMGAYGFLRFTLPMLPEATETFAPFMLGLSLTAILYGAYMALAQTDLKKLIAYSSVSHMGFVTLGIFVVNAQGIEGAIMQMLNHGITTGALFCCVGIIYERTHSRMLADNAGLAGPMPRYATFLVIFALSSLGLPGTNSFVGEFLVLVGTFFWSKPVAAAAALGVILAAAYLLWMIQRVAFGVRPANAHGHLADLDRRELALLGVLAVLVFWIGIFPNPVLTPMHATVDHLVEHAEQPATPVAQVRGTGLEARGIRQTRHGESFAGFGPLTSRLAPRAGRVTP; encoded by the coding sequence ATGAGCGACGTGAGCATCCAGAGCAACGGCTTTCCCTGGCTGACCCTGGTCATTTTCCTGCCGCTGGCGGGGACCGCGGTCCTGTTCCTGGTCAGGGAGGCGACCGCCCGGTGGGTCGCGCTCGGGACGTCGCTCGCGGACTTCGTCCTGTCGGTCCCCCTGTGGCTGCAGTTCGATCCCGCCACGCCGCGCATGCAGTTCGCCGAGCGGGTTTCGTGGATCACCTCGCCGCCGATCAGCTACAGCGTGGGCGTGGACGGGATCAGCCTGCCGCTGCTCCTGCTGACGACCTTCCTCACCCCGATCTGCGTGCTGGTCTCCTGGAAGGCCATCCAGACCCGCGTGAAGGAATTCCTGGCGACCCTGCTGATCATGGAGACCGCCATGCTGGGGGTCTTCGCCGCCCTGGACTTCGTGCTGTTCTACGTGTTCTGGGAGGCGATGCTGATCCCGATGTACCTGCTCATCGGGGTCTGGGGCGGGCCGAACCGGCTCTACGCGGCGATCAAGTTCTTCCTCTACACCCTGGCCGGGAGCGTGCTGCTCCTCGTCGCGATCCTCGTGCTCTACTTCAAGGGCGGGCAGACCTTCGACATCCTCCTGCTGAGCCGGGTGGAGTACTCCTCCACGCTCCAGCACTGGCTCTTCTGGGCATTCTTCCTGGCCTTCGCCGTGAAGGTTCCGATGTTCCCGTTCCATACCTGGCTGCCGGACGCGCACGTGGAGGCGCCGACCGCGGGCAGCGTGATCCTGGCCAGCGTCCTCCTGAAGATGGGCGCCTACGGCTTCCTCCGCTTCACGCTCCCCATGTTGCCGGAGGCGACCGAGACCTTCGCCCCGTTCATGCTCGGCCTCTCGCTGACGGCCATCCTCTACGGGGCCTACATGGCGCTGGCGCAGACCGACCTCAAGAAGCTGATCGCCTATTCCAGCGTCAGCCACATGGGCTTCGTGACCCTCGGGATCTTCGTCGTCAACGCCCAGGGCATCGAGGGCGCGATCATGCAGATGCTCAACCACGGGATCACGACCGGCGCACTCTTCTGCTGCGTCGGCATCATCTACGAGCGCACGCACAGCCGGATGCTCGCCGACAACGCCGGCCTGGCCGGGCCGATGCCGCGCTATGCCACGTTCCTGGTGATCTTCGCCCTCTCCTCGCTGGGCCTGCCGGGCACGAACAGCTTCGTCGGCGAGTTCCTCGTGCTGGTCGGGACCTTCTTCTGGAGCAAGCCGGTCGCCGCGGCGGCGGCGCTGGGGGTCATCCTGGCGGCGGCCTACCTGTTGTGGATGATCCAGCGGGTGGCCTTCGGCGTCAGGCCGGCGAACGCGCACGGGCACCTCGCGGATCTCGACCGGCGCGAGCTGGCCCTCCTGGGCGTCCTGGCCGTCCTCGTCTTCTGGATCGGAATCTTCCCGAATCCGGTGCTGACGCCCATGCACGCCACCGTGGACCATCTGGTCGAGCATGCAGAGCAACCGGCCACGCCGGTTGCTCAGGTCCGGGGCACGGGGCTAGAGGCTCGAGGGATCAGACAAACCAGACATGGGGAGTCCTTTGCCGGATTTGGTCCTCTGACCTCGCGCCTCGCGCCTCGCGCCGGGAGGGTCACCCCGTGA
- the nuoK gene encoding NADH-quinone oxidoreductase subunit NuoK translates to MMVPLSYYVILSTIVFLTGLVGVLIRRNIIIILLSIELMLNATNINFVAFSHYFQTLSGQVFVFFTLTVAAAEVAVGLAIIIALYRSKSSINVDDFQLLKW, encoded by the coding sequence ATGATGGTTCCTTTATCGTATTACGTGATCCTGAGCACGATCGTGTTCCTCACCGGACTGGTCGGCGTGCTGATCCGGCGGAACATCATCATCATTCTGCTCTCGATCGAACTGATGCTGAACGCGACGAACATCAACTTCGTCGCCTTTTCACACTATTTCCAGACCCTGTCCGGCCAGGTCTTCGTTTTCTTCACGCTGACCGTGGCGGCGGCCGAGGTCGCGGTGGGGCTGGCCATCATCATCGCGCTCTACCGGAGCAAGTCTTCGATCAACGTGGACGATTTCCAGTTGCTGAAGTGGTAG
- the nuoH gene encoding NADH-quinone oxidoreductase subunit NuoH, whose amino-acid sequence MAEVGLKLAFSLAQIAVVMGVVMLTVMFLTLAERKVLGWMQDRMGPMEVGPYGVLQPIADGLKLFFKEDIIPAGANKFLFSLAPILALVPALIGFAVVPFGPNETVELFGVQFKPFVISDINIGILYILAFTSIGAYGVILGGWASNSKYSLLGGLRSAAQVISYELNVGLAIVGVLLLAGSLSLVKIAEAQSGWFWNWYIFAPPFPQIFAFVVYVISAVAETNRVPFDLPEAESELVAGFFTEYSGMRFAFYFLAEYANMILVSCIAAALFLGGWNAPAPFLQFHGGLAHLAWLSGTFWFAVKVYFFLFLFFWLRATLPRLRYDQLMRFGWKVMLPIALGNILITSIAAYLFPR is encoded by the coding sequence GTGGCTGAAGTCGGATTGAAGCTGGCGTTTTCTCTCGCCCAGATCGCGGTGGTCATGGGCGTGGTCATGCTCACCGTGATGTTCCTGACGCTGGCCGAGCGCAAGGTGCTGGGCTGGATGCAGGACCGGATGGGCCCGATGGAGGTCGGCCCCTACGGCGTCCTGCAGCCGATCGCGGACGGCCTGAAGCTCTTCTTCAAGGAGGACATCATCCCGGCCGGAGCCAACAAGTTCCTGTTCAGCCTGGCCCCGATCCTGGCGCTGGTGCCGGCCCTGATCGGCTTCGCGGTCGTGCCCTTCGGTCCCAACGAGACCGTCGAGCTCTTCGGCGTCCAGTTCAAGCCCTTCGTGATCAGCGACATCAACATCGGCATCCTCTACATCCTCGCGTTCACGTCCATCGGCGCCTACGGGGTCATCCTGGGCGGTTGGGCCTCCAACAGCAAATACTCGCTGCTGGGCGGGCTGCGCTCGGCGGCGCAGGTGATCAGCTACGAGCTGAACGTGGGGCTCGCGATCGTGGGCGTGCTGCTCCTGGCCGGCTCGCTGAGCCTGGTCAAGATCGCGGAGGCGCAGAGCGGCTGGTTCTGGAACTGGTACATCTTCGCCCCGCCGTTCCCGCAGATTTTCGCGTTCGTCGTCTACGTGATCTCGGCGGTGGCCGAGACGAACCGGGTGCCGTTCGACCTGCCGGAGGCCGAGAGCGAGCTGGTGGCGGGGTTCTTCACCGAATACAGCGGAATGCGGTTCGCGTTCTACTTCCTGGCGGAATACGCAAACATGATCCTGGTCTCCTGCATCGCCGCCGCCCTGTTCCTGGGCGGCTGGAACGCGCCCGCGCCGTTCCTCCAGTTTCACGGCGGGCTCGCGCACCTGGCCTGGCTGTCCGGGACCTTCTGGTTCGCGGTCAAGGTCTACTTTTTCCTGTTCCTGTTCTTCTGGCTGCGCGCGACGCTGCCGCGGCTGCGGTACGACCAGCTCATGCGCTTCGGCTGGAAGGTGATGCTCCCGATCGCGCTCGGCAACATCCTGATCACGTCCATCGCAGCTTACCTCTTCCCGAGGTAG
- a CDS encoding NADH-quinone oxidoreductase subunit J, translating to METLFFFYFAGVIVLTSILVVALRNPVYSALSLLIMFFHVAGLYVTLRAEFLAAVQVIVYAGAILVLYLFVVMLLNVKREDRFHAQLPLGALLGVTLLTELFLLAFQRSYANEPARPILLEPAAPEVTGNTETIGEVLYSTYLFPFEVASLILLVAMIGAIVLAKKDIGVREP from the coding sequence GTGGAGACCCTCTTTTTCTTCTACTTCGCCGGCGTCATCGTGCTCACCTCCATCCTGGTGGTGGCGCTGCGCAATCCCGTCTACAGCGCCCTCTCGCTGCTGATCATGTTCTTCCACGTGGCCGGCCTCTACGTCACGCTGCGCGCCGAGTTCCTGGCCGCCGTGCAGGTCATCGTGTACGCGGGCGCGATCCTGGTCCTCTACCTGTTCGTCGTGATGCTGTTGAACGTGAAGCGCGAAGACCGGTTCCACGCCCAGCTCCCGCTCGGGGCCCTGCTGGGCGTGACCCTCCTGACTGAGCTCTTCCTGCTGGCGTTCCAGCGCAGCTACGCCAACGAGCCGGCCAGGCCGATCCTGCTGGAGCCAGCCGCCCCCGAGGTCACGGGCAACACGGAGACGATCGGCGAGGTCCTGTACTCCACCTATCTGTTTCCGTTCGAGGTCGCCTCGTTGATCCTGCTGGTGGCCATGATCGGTGCCATCGTGCTCGCAAAAAAAGACATTGGAGTTCGCGAGCCGTGA